One stretch of Pseudomonas sp. NC02 DNA includes these proteins:
- a CDS encoding GlpM family protein, giving the protein MLKAALGAGVVLILAALAKTKNYYIAGLVPLFPTFALIAHYIVGKGRSVEDLKTTIVFGMWSIIPYFVYLATLYVMVDRMRLEASLAVAAVAWLMAATILVSVWVRMHA; this is encoded by the coding sequence TTGTTGAAGGCGGCATTGGGTGCGGGGGTGGTGCTTATTCTGGCGGCGCTGGCCAAGACCAAGAACTACTACATTGCAGGGTTGGTGCCGCTGTTTCCGACGTTCGCGTTGATTGCGCATTACATTGTCGGCAAGGGTCGGTCGGTGGAGGATCTGAAGACCACGATCGTGTTCGGGATGTGGTCGATCATTCCGTACTTTGTGTACCTGGCGACGTTGTATGTGATGGTTGACCGGATGCGTCTGGAGGCTTCGCTGGCGGTGGCGGCGGTAGCGTGGTTGATGGCGGCTACGATTTTGGTCAGCGTGTGGGTTCGCATGCACGCCTGA
- a CDS encoding TonB-dependent siderophore receptor — protein MATGISSAPLSSRHLLASAVGLAVAAQGGFSYAAEPAPEDNTGVIQLGATSIEGQAPSQSVYNPVAPSSPKYTEALRDTPQTITVVPKEVIHDQNLLTLRDVLSTVPGITFGAGEGGSGYGDSINLRGFSASGDIYVDGVRDSAQYSRTDPFNLEQVEVVSGASSVYSGSGAVGGTINLVSKQPELRDKTTISAGIGTDNYKRTTLDTNQTLNDTTAFRLNLMAHGNDVPGRDYEDYERWGIAPSIAFGLGTPTRVTVSYEHQKDDNTPQYGIPIYNGKPMPGVGWSDYYGYHNINDQQITSDSFSLKLEHDFNDAVSVRNFTRVERVRQDLRASGPEGALTGCLASGTQITGAPCAAGLQPGYFQPSGGSLGNERNTQNKMFTNQTDVTSHFSTGFIDHTLVTGIAISREEYEADTGKWLTNANGSTIVPPPVSYSDPNSEWSGPVNFTRAAHIDGALNNRAAYAFDTLKLNPQWEINGGLRYEHNAGSSVTNAYSSTGVETPGTRYGQADDLTSYRLALVYKPVENGSFYIAYGNSKTPSQASVNGGCYTPAKSSSIATNNCDVSPETAVSYEIGTKWDLLDNALSLTGAIFRNDRTNYKVADNDPSNLSGTQTLDGKARADGVALGLSGQLTDHWKVFANYTYLNTRVLRSASDYTLATTGIDVQKGEPLTFTPKHAASIWTVYDLPYDFQVGYGITAQTKQYLVSAANSPTSPGYAVQRAMLGYKVNKQLNLQLNINNLFDKEYLTRIRNNGWAVPGDGRAAVVSADYTF, from the coding sequence ATGGCTACCGGCATCAGTTCTGCCCCCCTCTCATCGCGGCATTTGCTCGCGTCGGCAGTGGGCCTGGCAGTGGCTGCGCAAGGAGGATTCAGTTACGCGGCGGAGCCCGCACCAGAAGACAACACAGGGGTCATCCAACTCGGCGCGACCAGCATCGAAGGCCAGGCCCCGAGCCAGAGCGTCTACAACCCTGTGGCGCCTTCTTCCCCCAAGTACACCGAGGCCCTGCGCGACACGCCGCAGACCATCACGGTGGTACCCAAGGAAGTCATTCATGACCAGAACCTGCTGACCCTGCGCGACGTGCTCAGCACCGTGCCGGGGATCACCTTCGGGGCCGGCGAAGGTGGCAGCGGGTATGGCGACAGCATCAACCTGCGCGGCTTCTCCGCCAGCGGCGACATCTACGTGGACGGCGTGCGCGACAGCGCGCAGTACAGCCGCACCGACCCGTTCAACCTGGAGCAGGTCGAAGTCGTCAGCGGCGCAAGTTCGGTGTATTCCGGCTCCGGCGCGGTCGGTGGCACCATCAACCTGGTGAGCAAACAGCCGGAATTACGCGACAAAACCACCATCAGTGCGGGCATCGGCACCGATAACTACAAGCGCACCACCCTGGACACCAACCAGACGCTCAACGACACCACCGCGTTCCGCCTGAACCTGATGGCCCATGGTAACGACGTGCCTGGCCGCGATTATGAAGATTACGAACGCTGGGGCATCGCGCCCTCCATCGCGTTTGGCCTGGGAACGCCGACACGTGTCACCGTCAGTTATGAGCACCAGAAAGACGACAACACACCGCAATACGGTATCCCGATCTACAACGGCAAGCCCATGCCGGGCGTGGGTTGGAGTGACTACTACGGCTACCACAACATCAATGACCAGCAAATCACATCGGACTCGTTCAGCCTGAAGCTCGAACACGACTTCAACGACGCCGTCTCGGTGCGCAACTTCACCCGCGTCGAGCGGGTGCGCCAGGACCTGCGCGCCTCAGGCCCCGAAGGTGCATTGACCGGCTGTCTGGCCAGCGGCACCCAGATCACCGGCGCCCCTTGCGCCGCAGGCCTGCAGCCGGGCTACTTCCAGCCAAGCGGCGGCTCACTGGGTAACGAGCGCAACACCCAGAACAAGATGTTCACCAACCAGACCGACGTCACCAGCCACTTCAGCACCGGGTTCATCGACCACACGCTGGTGACCGGCATCGCCATCAGCCGCGAGGAATACGAGGCGGATACCGGTAAATGGCTGACCAACGCCAACGGCAGCACCATCGTCCCACCACCGGTCAGCTACAGCGATCCGAACTCCGAATGGTCCGGCCCCGTCAACTTCACCCGGGCCGCCCACATTGACGGCGCGCTGAACAACCGCGCCGCCTATGCCTTCGACACGCTCAAGCTCAACCCACAGTGGGAAATCAACGGCGGCCTGCGTTACGAGCACAACGCCGGCAGCTCGGTGACCAATGCCTATTCCAGCACTGGCGTGGAAACGCCCGGCACTCGCTACGGCCAGGCGGATGACCTGACCTCCTACCGCCTGGCGCTGGTCTACAAACCGGTGGAAAACGGCAGCTTCTATATCGCCTACGGCAACAGCAAGACGCCGTCCCAGGCCAGCGTCAATGGGGGTTGCTACACCCCGGCCAAAAGCTCAAGCATCGCCACCAACAACTGCGATGTTTCCCCGGAAACCGCCGTCAGCTATGAGATCGGCACCAAATGGGACCTGCTCGACAATGCCCTCTCGCTGACGGGCGCGATCTTCCGCAATGACCGCACCAACTATAAAGTCGCCGACAATGACCCGAGCAACCTGAGCGGCACCCAGACCCTCGACGGCAAGGCACGTGCAGACGGTGTGGCGCTGGGCCTGAGCGGCCAACTTACTGACCACTGGAAAGTCTTCGCCAACTACACCTACCTGAACACTCGTGTGCTGCGCAGCGCCAGCGATTACACCCTGGCGACCACCGGCATCGACGTGCAGAAAGGCGAGCCGCTGACCTTCACCCCCAAACATGCAGCCAGCATCTGGACGGTGTACGACCTGCCCTACGACTTCCAGGTGGGCTACGGCATCACGGCGCAAACCAAGCAGTACCTGGTCAGCGCCGCCAACTCGCCGACTTCCCCCGGCTATGCGGTGCAGCGTGCGATGCTCGGTTACAAGGTCAACAAACAGTTGAACCTGCAGCTGAACATCAACAACCTGTTCGACAAGGAGTACCTCACCCGTATCCGCAACAACGGTTGGGCAGTGCCCGGCGATGGCCGCGCGGCAGTGGTGTCGGCCGACTATACGTTCTGA
- a CDS encoding sigma-54 dependent transcriptional regulator, whose amino-acid sequence MNAEKTTDLTVLIVEDDPHVLLGCQQALALEDIPSVGVGSAEEALTLVGENFAGIVISDIRLPGIDGLELLTRLKALDKSLPVVLITGHGDISMAVGAMRNGAYDFMEKPFSPERLVDVARRALEQRGLAREVWSLRRQLAERDSLEGRIIGRSPAMQNLRELIANVADTSANVLIEGETGTGKELVARCLHDFSRRHSHQFVALNCGGLPENLFESEIFGHEANAFTGAGKRRIGKIEHAHEGTLFLDEVESMPMNLQIKLLRVLQERTLERLGSNQSVAVDCRVIAATKSDLDDLSRANQFRSDLYYRLNVVTLELPPLRERREDILQLFEHFLQQSSLRFDRTAPDLDNQTLSSLMSHDWPGNVRELRNVAERFALGLPAFKKSGASSGNHGLAFTEAVEAFERNLLNDALQRSGGNLTQASQELGMAKTTLFDKVKKYGLSH is encoded by the coding sequence ATGAACGCAGAAAAAACCACCGACCTGACCGTCCTGATCGTCGAAGACGACCCCCATGTATTGCTCGGCTGCCAGCAAGCCCTGGCTCTGGAAGACATTCCCAGCGTGGGCGTGGGCAGTGCCGAAGAGGCCCTGACCCTCGTCGGTGAAAACTTCGCCGGCATCGTCATCAGCGATATTCGCCTGCCGGGCATCGACGGCCTGGAGTTGCTGACCCGGCTCAAGGCCCTGGATAAAAGCCTGCCGGTGGTGCTGATCACCGGCCATGGCGATATCTCCATGGCCGTGGGCGCGATGCGCAACGGCGCCTATGACTTCATGGAGAAACCCTTCTCTCCCGAGCGCCTGGTGGACGTAGCCCGCCGCGCCCTGGAACAACGCGGTTTGGCCCGGGAAGTCTGGTCGCTGCGCCGGCAACTGGCCGAGCGCGATTCGCTGGAAGGCCGGATCATCGGCCGCTCCCCGGCCATGCAGAACCTGCGGGAATTGATCGCCAACGTCGCCGACACCTCGGCCAACGTGTTGATCGAGGGCGAGACCGGCACCGGCAAGGAATTGGTCGCGCGCTGCCTGCACGATTTCAGCCGGCGCCACTCCCACCAGTTCGTCGCCTTGAACTGCGGCGGCCTGCCGGAGAACCTGTTCGAAAGCGAAATCTTCGGCCACGAAGCCAACGCGTTCACCGGTGCCGGCAAGCGCCGCATCGGCAAGATCGAACACGCCCACGAAGGCACGCTGTTCCTCGACGAGGTGGAAAGCATGCCGATGAACCTGCAGATCAAGCTGCTGCGGGTGTTGCAGGAACGCACCCTGGAACGCCTGGGCTCGAACCAGAGCGTGGCGGTGGATTGCCGGGTGATCGCCGCGACCAAGTCCGACCTCGACGACCTGAGCCGCGCCAACCAGTTTCGCAGCGACCTGTACTACCGCCTTAACGTGGTGACCCTGGAACTGCCGCCGCTGCGTGAACGCCGCGAAGACATCCTGCAGTTGTTCGAACACTTCCTGCAGCAGTCGTCGCTGCGTTTCGACCGCACCGCGCCGGACCTCGACAACCAGACCCTGTCCAGCCTGATGAGCCATGACTGGCCGGGCAACGTGCGTGAACTGCGCAACGTGGCCGAGCGGTTTGCCCTCGGCTTGCCGGCGTTCAAGAAAAGCGGCGCCAGCAGCGGCAACCATGGGCTGGCCTTTACCGAAGCGGTGGAGGCGTTCGAGCGCAACCTGCTCAACGATGCCTTGCAACGCAGCGGCGGCAACCTGACCCAGGCCAGCCAGGAACTGGGGATGGCCAAGACCACGTTGTTCGATAAGGTCAAGAAGTACGGGCTGAGCCACTAG
- a CDS encoding amino acid ABC transporter permease: MDFDFSGIIPAIPGLWNGMVMTLQLMVMGVVGGIILGTILALMRLSSSKLLSRLAGAYVNYFRSIPLLLVITWFYLAVPFVLRWITGEDTPIGAFTSCVVAFMMFEAAYFCEIVRAGVQSIPKGQMAAAQAMGMTYGQTMRLIILPQAFRKMTPLLLQQSIILFQDTSLVYTVGLVDFLNSARSNGDIIGRSNEFLIFAGVVYFIISFSASLLVKRLQKRFAV, encoded by the coding sequence ATGGACTTCGATTTCAGCGGCATCATCCCCGCCATCCCGGGCCTGTGGAACGGCATGGTCATGACCTTGCAGTTGATGGTCATGGGCGTGGTCGGCGGCATCATCCTGGGTACGATCCTCGCGCTGATGCGCCTGTCGTCCAGCAAACTGCTGTCGCGCCTGGCCGGCGCCTACGTGAACTACTTCCGCTCGATCCCGCTGCTGCTGGTGATCACCTGGTTCTACCTGGCGGTGCCGTTCGTGCTGCGCTGGATCACCGGCGAAGACACCCCGATCGGCGCGTTCACCTCCTGCGTCGTGGCCTTCATGATGTTCGAGGCGGCGTACTTCTGCGAAATCGTGCGGGCCGGCGTGCAGTCGATCCCCAAGGGCCAGATGGCCGCGGCGCAAGCGATGGGCATGACCTACGGCCAGACCATGCGCCTGATCATCCTGCCCCAGGCGTTCCGCAAGATGACCCCGTTGCTGCTGCAACAGTCGATCATCCTGTTCCAGGACACCTCGCTGGTCTACACCGTGGGCCTGGTGGACTTCCTCAACTCCGCCCGTTCCAACGGCGACATCATCGGCCGCTCCAATGAGTTCCTGATCTTCGCCGGTGTCGTCTACTTCATCATCAGCTTTTCCGCCTCGCTGCTGGTCAAGCGTCTGCAAAAAAGGTTTGCCGTATGA
- a CDS encoding amino acid ABC transporter ATP-binding protein → MISIKNINKWYGDFQVLTDCSTEVKKGEVIVVCGPSGSGKSTLIKCVNALEPFQKGDVVVDGTSIADPKTNLPKLRSRVGMVFQHFELFPHLTITENLTIAQIKVLGRSKEEATKKGLQLLERVGLSAHAHKHPGQLSGGQQQRVAIARALAMDPIVMLFDEPTSALDPEMVNEVLDVMVQLAQEGMTMMCVTHEMGFARKVADRVIFMDAGKIIEDCPKEEFFGDISARSERAQHFLEKILQH, encoded by the coding sequence ATGATCTCTATCAAGAATATCAACAAGTGGTATGGCGACTTCCAGGTGCTGACCGATTGCAGCACCGAGGTTAAAAAAGGCGAAGTGATCGTGGTGTGCGGGCCGTCCGGCTCGGGCAAATCGACCCTGATCAAGTGCGTCAACGCCCTGGAACCGTTCCAGAAAGGCGACGTGGTGGTCGATGGCACCTCCATTGCCGACCCGAAGACCAACCTGCCGAAACTGCGCTCGCGCGTTGGCATGGTGTTCCAGCACTTCGAGCTGTTTCCGCACCTGACCATCACCGAAAACCTGACCATCGCGCAGATCAAGGTATTGGGCCGCAGCAAGGAAGAAGCCACCAAGAAGGGCCTGCAACTGCTGGAGCGCGTCGGCCTGTCGGCTCACGCCCACAAGCACCCGGGCCAGCTTTCCGGCGGCCAGCAACAGCGTGTGGCGATTGCCCGTGCGCTGGCGATGGACCCGATCGTCATGCTGTTCGACGAACCGACCTCGGCCCTCGACCCGGAAATGGTCAACGAAGTGCTCGACGTGATGGTGCAGTTGGCCCAGGAAGGCATGACCATGATGTGCGTGACCCACGAAATGGGTTTCGCCCGCAAGGTAGCCGACCGGGTGATCTTCATGGACGCCGGCAAGATCATCGAAGACTGCCCGAAAGAGGAATTCTTCGGCGACATCAGCGCCCGCTCCGAGCGTGCGCAGCACTTCCTCGAGAAAATCCTGCAGCACTAA
- a CDS encoding sensor histidine kinase — MKCDPNLFRAAPPSLAVKPRLIRQLFLPPLIIALMIGLGYVGFWISEFYGIRTLSDTGERQLELHARTVESELSKYTYLPSLLELESSVSRLLADPNQETRKTVNDYLEGLNRRSRSRAIYVMDTTGRVLATSNWRDADSYQGEDLSFRAYFQNAVRGQPGRFYGIGSTNGEPGYYLAHGLEEHGKIIGVAVVKVRLEALEERWQRARLEAFVSDENGIIILSSDPARRLKSVRPLSDDTKDRLAHSLQYYWATLNELEPLARERLNEGTEKLTFPANSEVVADEHEVSYLAQTRPLNDTPWNFTLLTPLNDLRRAAINQGILVAVAFALVAFLLIAWNERRKVIATRLAAREALQEANNQLERRIAERTTDLRASNERLKSQIRERRQAEETLRRAQDELVQAGKLAAIGQMSTSIAHELNQPLAALRTLSGNTVRFLERGALDTASANLKTINELIDRMGRITASLRSFARRGDDQGEANLGKAVDATFQILGSRLETLPLTVHRHFSSAQLQIDQTRLEQILVNLMGNALDAMQAQPAPELWLEGDIADGKYRLRVRDNGHGIDPETRKHLFEPFFTTKPGEQGLGLGLTLSASLAAATGGNLAVEHPASGGTAFVLSLPLASPQQVESK; from the coding sequence ATGAAATGCGACCCCAACCTCTTTCGCGCCGCGCCGCCATCACTTGCCGTGAAGCCTCGTCTGATTCGCCAATTGTTCCTGCCGCCGCTGATCATCGCCCTGATGATCGGACTGGGTTACGTCGGCTTCTGGATCAGCGAGTTCTATGGGATCCGCACCCTCAGCGATACCGGCGAACGCCAACTGGAATTGCACGCCCGCACCGTCGAGAGCGAACTCAGCAAATACACCTACCTGCCCAGTCTCCTGGAGCTGGAATCCAGCGTCTCCAGGCTGTTGGCAGACCCGAATCAAGAAACCCGCAAAACCGTCAACGACTACCTCGAAGGCCTGAACCGGCGCAGTCGCAGCCGGGCGATCTACGTGATGGACACCACCGGCCGTGTGCTGGCGACCAGTAACTGGCGCGATGCCGACAGTTACCAGGGTGAAGACCTGTCCTTCCGTGCCTATTTCCAGAATGCGGTGCGCGGCCAGCCCGGCCGGTTCTACGGCATCGGCAGCACCAACGGCGAACCCGGCTATTACCTGGCCCATGGTCTGGAAGAGCACGGCAAGATCATCGGCGTCGCCGTGGTCAAGGTACGCCTGGAAGCGCTGGAAGAGCGCTGGCAGCGGGCGCGCCTGGAGGCCTTCGTCAGTGACGAGAATGGCATCATCATTCTCTCCAGCGACCCGGCCCGTCGCCTCAAGTCCGTGCGGCCATTGAGCGATGACACCAAGGACCGCCTCGCCCACAGCCTGCAATACTACTGGGCGACGCTCAACGAGCTGGAACCACTGGCCCGCGAGCGCCTCAACGAAGGCACCGAGAAGTTGACCTTCCCGGCCAACAGCGAAGTGGTGGCCGACGAGCATGAGGTCAGCTACCTGGCCCAGACCCGCCCGCTGAACGACACCCCCTGGAATTTCACCCTGCTCACCCCGCTGAACGACCTGCGCCGGGCCGCCATCAACCAGGGCATACTGGTGGCCGTAGCCTTTGCGCTGGTGGCATTCCTGCTGATTGCCTGGAACGAGCGCCGCAAGGTGATTGCCACCCGCCTCGCCGCCCGGGAAGCCCTGCAGGAAGCCAATAACCAGCTGGAGCGACGGATTGCCGAACGCACCACCGACCTGCGGGCCAGCAACGAGCGGCTCAAGAGCCAGATTCGCGAGCGGCGCCAGGCCGAGGAAACCTTGCGCCGGGCCCAGGACGAACTGGTGCAGGCCGGCAAACTCGCGGCCATCGGCCAGATGTCCACCAGCATCGCCCATGAATTGAACCAGCCACTGGCCGCCCTGCGTACCCTGTCGGGCAACACCGTGCGCTTCCTTGAGCGTGGGGCGCTGGACACCGCCAGTGCCAACCTCAAGACCATCAACGAACTGATCGACCGCATGGGTCGCATCACCGCCAGCCTGCGCTCCTTTGCCCGGCGTGGCGATGACCAGGGCGAAGCCAATCTAGGCAAGGCGGTGGACGCTACGTTCCAGATCCTCGGCAGTCGCCTGGAGACCCTGCCGCTGACGGTGCACCGCCACTTCAGCAGCGCGCAGTTGCAGATCGACCAGACACGCCTGGAGCAGATCCTGGTCAACCTGATGGGCAACGCCCTGGATGCGATGCAGGCGCAACCGGCCCCCGAACTGTGGCTGGAAGGCGACATCGCCGACGGCAAATATCGCCTGCGGGTGCGCGATAACGGCCACGGGATTGATCCCGAGACCCGCAAGCATTTGTTCGAACCGTTCTTTACCACCAAACCCGGCGAACAAGGCCTGGGCCTCGGCCTGACGCTGTCGGCCAGCCTCGCGGCGGCGACTGGCGGCAACCTCGCCGTCGAGCATCCGGCCAGCGGTGGTACTGCCTTTGTCCTGAGTTTGCCGCTGGCGAGCCCTCAACAAGTCGAGTCGAAATGA
- a CDS encoding sigma-54 dependent transcriptional regulator, whose product MTHNVLVVDDEPKLCDLLSSALSQSGIQVFTAGNGLHALKVLEQEDIDLVISDWRMPGMDGPALLAEIKVRYPQLPVIVMTAYSTVKNAVQSMRNGAYDYIAKPFDIDELDITVAKALQFRDIMRDNARMRAELDEHAQFDSLVGDSPAFRRVLHAVDSVRDSNATVLLTGESGTGKEMVARAIHKHGNRADKPFVAVNCAAIPEGLLESEMFGHRKGAFTGAVADRVGRFMQADKGTLFLDEVGDMPLALQAKILRALQERVIEPVGDPRERKVDVRVIAATNKNLLDAVANKEFREDLYYRLNVFPIPLPALRERVEDIAPLARHFAQTLSATAGKRITGFSPEALQAMAAYSWPGNIRELQNCVERATIVAATPVIEDIDLPAYLFASTPAEDGVGAILSNGPGVPQDLDAALAEVEKAYIMAALQESNGVQAAAAQKIGISERSFWYRLKKLGIQVDKIVR is encoded by the coding sequence ATGACGCATAACGTATTGGTAGTTGACGACGAACCCAAGCTCTGTGACTTGCTTTCGTCGGCCTTGAGCCAGAGCGGGATCCAGGTGTTTACCGCCGGCAACGGCCTGCACGCGCTCAAGGTGCTGGAGCAGGAAGACATCGACCTGGTGATCAGCGACTGGCGCATGCCCGGCATGGACGGGCCGGCGCTGCTGGCGGAAATCAAGGTGCGCTACCCGCAACTGCCGGTGATCGTGATGACCGCCTACAGCACCGTGAAGAACGCGGTGCAGTCGATGCGCAACGGCGCCTACGACTACATCGCCAAGCCCTTCGATATCGACGAGCTGGACATCACGGTGGCGAAGGCCCTGCAGTTTCGCGACATCATGCGCGACAACGCGCGCATGCGTGCCGAGTTGGATGAACATGCGCAGTTCGACAGCCTGGTGGGTGACAGCCCGGCGTTCCGCCGCGTGCTGCACGCCGTGGACTCGGTGCGCGACAGCAACGCTACGGTGCTGCTGACGGGCGAAAGCGGCACCGGCAAGGAGATGGTCGCCCGTGCCATCCACAAACACGGCAACCGCGCCGACAAGCCGTTTGTGGCGGTCAACTGCGCGGCAATCCCCGAAGGCTTGCTGGAAAGCGAGATGTTCGGCCACCGCAAGGGCGCCTTCACTGGCGCCGTGGCGGATCGGGTCGGGCGCTTCATGCAGGCCGACAAGGGCACGTTGTTTCTCGATGAAGTGGGTGACATGCCGTTGGCGTTGCAGGCGAAAATCCTGCGGGCCTTGCAGGAGCGGGTGATCGAGCCGGTGGGTGACCCGCGCGAGCGCAAGGTGGATGTGCGAGTGATCGCTGCCACCAACAAGAATTTGCTGGATGCGGTGGCGAACAAAGAGTTTCGTGAAGACCTTTACTACCGCTTGAACGTATTTCCGATTCCGCTGCCGGCCTTGCGTGAGCGGGTGGAAGATATCGCGCCGCTGGCCCGGCACTTTGCCCAGACCTTGAGTGCCACGGCGGGCAAACGCATCACCGGTTTCAGCCCCGAGGCGTTGCAGGCCATGGCGGCGTATTCCTGGCCGGGCAATATTCGTGAGCTGCAGAACTGTGTGGAGCGGGCGACCATTGTCGCGGCGACGCCGGTGATCGAGGATATTGATTTGCCGGCGTATCTGTTTGCTTCGACGCCTGCTGAGGATGGGGTGGGCGCAATACTCAGCAACGGGCCGGGTGTGCCGCAGGATCTGGATGCGGCGCTGGCTGAGGTAGAGAAGGCTTACATCATGGCTGCGTTGCAGGAGAGCAACGGGGTGCAGGCTGCAGCGGCGCAGAAGATCGGGATTTCCGAGCGCAGTTTTTGGTATCGGTTGAAGAAGCTGGGGATTCAGGTGGACAAGATTGTTCGCTAG
- a CDS encoding glutamate/aspartate ABC transporter substrate-binding protein, with translation MRIVPHILGAAIAAALISTPVFAAELTGTLKKINDSGTITLAHRDSSIPFSYIADGSGKPVGYSHDIQLAIVEALKKDLNKPDLKTKYNLVTSQTRIPLIQNGTADIECGSTTNNAERAQQVDFTVNIFEIGTRLLVKKDKEGKPSYSDFADLKGKNVVTTAGTTSERIIKAMNADKQMGMNVISAKDHGESFQMLESGRAVAFMMDDALLAGEEAKAKKPDDWVITGTPQSFEAYACMVRKDDPAFKKAVDDAIVGLYKSGEINKIYSKWFESPIPPKGLNLNFPMSDKVKDLIANPSDKPAPDVKI, from the coding sequence ATGCGCATCGTTCCCCATATCCTGGGCGCAGCTATCGCTGCTGCTCTGATCAGCACTCCAGTTTTCGCCGCCGAACTCACCGGCACACTGAAGAAAATCAACGACTCCGGCACGATCACTCTCGCTCACCGCGACAGCTCCATTCCGTTTTCCTATATCGCGGATGGTTCGGGCAAACCCGTGGGCTACTCCCACGACATTCAGCTGGCTATCGTTGAAGCCCTGAAAAAAGACCTGAACAAACCCGACCTGAAGACCAAGTACAACCTGGTCACCTCGCAAACCCGTATCCCGCTGATCCAGAACGGCACCGCGGATATCGAGTGCGGCTCCACCACCAACAACGCCGAACGCGCCCAGCAGGTTGACTTCACCGTCAATATCTTCGAAATCGGCACCCGCCTGCTGGTCAAGAAAGACAAGGAAGGCAAGCCGTCCTACAGCGATTTCGCCGACCTGAAAGGCAAGAACGTCGTGACCACCGCCGGCACCACGTCCGAGCGCATCATCAAGGCGATGAACGCCGACAAGCAGATGGGCATGAACGTCATCTCCGCCAAGGACCACGGCGAGTCCTTCCAGATGCTGGAAAGCGGCCGCGCCGTTGCCTTCATGATGGACGACGCGCTGCTGGCCGGTGAAGAAGCCAAGGCCAAGAAGCCGGACGACTGGGTCATCACCGGTACTCCACAGTCCTTCGAAGCCTACGCCTGCATGGTTCGCAAAGACGACCCAGCCTTCAAGAAGGCCGTGGATGATGCGATCGTCGGCCTGTACAAGTCCGGCGAGATCAACAAGATCTACAGCAAGTGGTTCGAGAGCCCGATCCCACCAAAAGGCCTGAACCTCAACTTCCCGATGAGCGACAAGGTCAAGGATCTGATCGCCAACCCAAGCGACAAGCCAGCGCCTGACGTAAAAATCTGA
- a CDS encoding amino acid ABC transporter permease, which produces MNYNWDWGVFFKSTGVGSETYLDWYIAGLGWTIAIAVVAWIIALLLGSILGVMRTVPNRIVSGIATCYVELFRNVPLLVQLFIWYFLIPDLLPQNLQDWYKQDLNPTTSAYLSVVVCLGLFTAARVCEQVRTGIQALPRGQESAARAMGFKLPQIYWNVLLPQAYRIIIPPLTSEFLNVFKNSSVASLIGLMELLAQTKQTAEFSANLFEAFTLATLIYFTLNMSLMLLMRVIEKKVAVPGLISVGGK; this is translated from the coding sequence ATGAATTACAACTGGGACTGGGGCGTGTTCTTCAAGTCCACCGGCGTGGGCAGCGAGACTTATCTCGACTGGTACATCGCCGGCTTGGGCTGGACCATTGCCATCGCCGTCGTGGCATGGATTATCGCCTTGCTGCTGGGGTCCATTCTGGGCGTCATGCGCACCGTGCCAAACCGCATCGTATCGGGCATCGCGACCTGCTACGTGGAACTGTTTCGCAACGTACCGCTGCTGGTTCAGCTGTTCATCTGGTATTTCCTGATACCCGACCTGCTGCCGCAGAACCTGCAGGACTGGTACAAACAAGACCTCAACCCGACCACCTCGGCCTACCTGAGCGTTGTGGTGTGCCTGGGCCTGTTCACCGCCGCCCGTGTGTGCGAACAAGTGCGTACCGGCATCCAGGCGCTGCCACGGGGCCAGGAATCCGCCGCACGCGCCATGGGCTTCAAGCTGCCGCAGATCTACTGGAACGTGCTGCTGCCCCAGGCCTACCGGATCATCATTCCGCCGCTTACCTCGGAATTCCTCAACGTCTTCAAGAACTCCTCCGTGGCGTCCCTGATCGGCTTGATGGAACTGCTGGCGCAAACCAAACAGACCGCCGAGTTCTCGGCCAACCTGTTCGAGGCCTTCACCCTGGCCACGCTGATCTATTTCACCCTGAACATGAGCCTGATGCTGCTGATGCGCGTGATCGAGAAGAAAGTCGCCGTGCCCGGCCTGATCTCCGTGGGGGGTAAATAA